The Erigeron canadensis isolate Cc75 chromosome 1, C_canadensis_v1, whole genome shotgun sequence genome segment cgcccactATCAACCCTGGTTCGTAGTTGCAGATTCCCataaggttttggagcttctaatgccttccgatcttcatccgtGGTCTAGATCTACtctttcattttactttcagtttggtaaacaatgtttttcatcttttcagactttgttattccctTAATAATGTCCGGCTAGTAGGctagttcttcatattattattgattttatatccGAATATACTAGTTTAATTtagatggttgtctatgatcatacactaggactaatatgctaggactgaaaacgactagtcggtctataactaggagtgaaaagtgattcacttgtaaccgacaTATCCAGAACTATAATAATTACAACGAAtagaacatgaagcttaacaatgtcagacacGATCCTTTGACtaggaaacgagcactgtggtcaccggagagaaTTACTATCTGGCCATGGCTTAAGAGCTAGGTAACTTAAAGATGAACttgtaacacaaactttaggtcattaatgtttaaacaatgaatctagcgagaatttgtttatagggtagtgtgagtctagcgacaacactagtaaataggcaaagtgaatctaacgagaatctaattcgtgattaagtttccagcAGACTAGCAAATTGGTATAATAGTATTTGGTTGTACCATGatatcggagatgccaaacaagtattttaatttaattactgttattaggttttttcaatattttacgTTGTTTCCTCAGAAACGGCCTGCCCCGGTAATACCGGATATTTACTTTAatgtattagtttattaggagttagtgacaaacctcCAAATCAACTAGAATTACACACATTCTTAGATTAGCTAGTGGAATTGTCCATGCGAACGATCATGTAGCTTACCACTAGACTATACTACATTAACCGGGTTCTGCTCATTAGTAAGTATTTTCTAAAttgttacttgtacaacatataaatttaaaagtttaaaataaacACCCATCACTAGGGATGGCAAACAAACCCGTACCCGATGGGGAAATCCGAAACCCGACATTTTTTGGCCGGGTTCGGGTCCGGGTATGCAAGTCTAGGGCCGGGTACGGGGAtggttttaaacttttttttgggttcgggttcggggaaggttttaaataaaaacccGCATACCCGACCCGTATACCCGAAAGTCTCCTCGAACCCGCATACCCGACCCACAGATATATgtggatatatttttaatatatgtggtTCTAAGTATATATAAGTAAGGGTTTAGCATGATTGCATCTTATGTTCCTCATCTGTTAATGTAATTCAAAGCAATGTTATTCAAAACAGCATGCATGTCGACATTCGAATAGATTTGATGAAGTTCTCTAAATTGATGCCAGGGTACAAGaagttgattttttatataaaagtcaaCTTAGTTTTTATGAAACGAACTTTGCAATGAAAATAAAGGATcccaaaaaataattattataataacagATACCGGATTATCCGTGCGGAAACCCGTTACACGACGGTTAGTTAGTAAACGGAGACCCGTCGGGTCCGAGTTTGGGACGGGATTTTTAATCTGGTCCAGGATTACTTAAACCTGGCCCATACCCGACCCGTTGCCATCTCTACCCATCACTGACCAAAATATGCattccaaatccacaagtcaGTAGATGCAATCGCCTGAAGCATCAATGACGGTTTACCAATATCCTCTCGGGTGTGCGAACTACGCCATGCGGTTGGACACATCTCTCAAGGCCAGTGCATGCAATCAATAAAACTGATCATATCAAGGAAACCATGAAGCTACTCATGCACATCGTATATTCATTCAAGATCCATAGATGTAGGTCTCCATAGGTATGTCGGTCCATACAGCTCAATTATacctatttatattatttataagtatgtaaatgaatatataataatatttatgtgactaaataataaaatgtaacTATATAATAATACGTATGtaactaaataataaaatgtaacTATATAATAATACGTAATACGTAtgtaactaaataataatacgTAGCTATATAATAATACGTATGTAACTATAAAAATGGAATAATATAATTACCTTTACAAAAGTTTATTAACGATTCCTGGGAAGTCCTAGCCGACATCTCCAAATGCTCGTCAAACAAGTCGACGCTACACCCATACGCTAATTGACGAAGCGCGAAGGTAGTCTTGTGTATCAGCATGAAAGCCGGCTTCCCATGAGCATCAattctttgttgaaaatataGCTACCTTTCTTCCAAGTCActtgtaattttcaaaaatagttGCTTGCTCATACGATAACATCATCTAAAGTCCCTCACGCCAAATACGGGTCGCTCGACAAAGTAAAAGCGGACCAAACGCGCGTATGCCTCATCACGTCGATGTTTTAGAACCGATCTTCTTCTAGGTGAAGCTTGGTCTTCCTCGTCCTCCTCGTCTTCCGCGGCTTGAGTCATAGTAGTAAGGGTCAAAGCAACGTGACTAAGAATCGTGTCATCGAGATCGATTGAATCATCGGATGAAGAGGGTGATTGaagatccatatatatatatgggacccttattttgagtacccatttttttttaagaaccgtgagaactcctaaatttcatattggatcgtatgtttttttttgttcattcacatgtgaaacgttataaaaacatatattgcaaaagaatttttttccaaaaccttatatattgtaacaccccgctaaagcggaatatacaggatgcacagataagcacaactgcacacagtacaagttccaacacaaccATTAACattaaaagagagaaaaagtataatagttattacagaacatgggatatacccagaatagtcaatggacaaaagacagaacaattgtctttaagTACCGAAGTCTTGAACTGAACAAGCAAAGGAAAGTCTTCACAGCTCCTGATCTTGaacgctcgaacaatcgccaaatgaATGAGCTTAAAGAGGAAGACTCCTAAGCTAAAGATCTACTAGCCTAGcttgaaaagcatgtaagttcaaaagatcaactacaaaagtagttggtgagattcactcAAAGTACAATATAgtatacatattaataatatGTAGAGTAAGAACAAGGTCATCAGATCTGTACATTTAGCAAAAGTACTTCGTAATAATAAGAACAGTACAAGAACAAATAATGAACTATGAATGTATTGCTATAGGATCTGTACGTTTAATAAGAGTACCTTGTATTAGTAAGAACTATACAAGAACACATAATGAACTGTAAATGTATTAGACACAAGATCTGTACGTTTAATGAAAGTACTTTGTATAGTGAGAACAGTACAAGAACACATAATGAATTGTATATGTATTAGACACAAGATCTGTGCGTTTAATAAAAGTACTTGGTGTAGTGAGAACAGTACAAGAACACATAATGAACTTTATAGGTATTAGACACAAGATCTGTACGTTTAATAAAAGTACTTGGTATAGTGAGAACATTACAAGAACACATAATGAACTGTATATGTATTAGGCACAAGATCTGTACGTTTAATAAAAGTACTTGGTATAGTGAGAATAGTACAAGGACACATAATGAACTGTATATAGATTGTCACTGCTAACTCGatttggccagaactgaaccgTGATGTAAGATATGCTCATAATAATCAAGTACGTCAAGTAAGGTCTAGatcagaacaagaacaagtaatatgcatcctccagaactgcggagaatgtgggtgggcctaccctaaacagcgctgtccataattacctacggttcaatccctgaactgtgggatatgaattgatagcagtgaacaagaactgaacaagtacaagTACGAACTGGAACATGTTAAAGAACAAATACAATGATATGAATGTATTTAaggatcctgcccattcaagacttaaatactctttGTAAATAATTAAGAATCATTTCGTAAGTATCTCATAAGATCATATaatagtacgtaaaatagttcaagaacatatgtacaagtacaaaatagttttcatgcttttcagtccccgataaaagaacttgaacaaaatgtacgaaagggggaatagtgaactcacagtgatctggtacaagcacagtttataaacacagagaacaagcacagagatagataggttatatctatcaaaatccaagcacgccttgatggaagcctaagtacaagtcattgatcataaataagtacgcatattagttcatgtgattaattattcactgaaatgtccttgatgaactgatgatttggtccttgatgatctttgaacgttttgactcaaaagagtttgattgaactttaagtactcgaACTGGACTCgatctgaacgtctttgaactcacacataagtgaTTACAATGTTAATGGGTTGAACGTatctttaataatgaactttagctttaagaactcaatttagttgtccatagaactcgtactttaatAATGAAGAGGAGTCGTGTTTTTAATGTACTTGGTCAATGATCGAGTAATGATCTTAGCTAGGACTCGAGTTTGAACTAGTCTTGACATGTTTGCATCACTTTTTGTGCATATGATCGCGATGTATTGGAGTTAGGAACTGGTCTACTAGTTATGTACAAGATCTAATCGATTGATGTTCAAGTGTGATAAGTTATAGGCGTCCTAGGTTCCAAagcacaagatcgtcctagatacttaggttcaagatcgttttataTACATGATTCAAGATCGTCTCAAGGTGTCTAGTTCGGGACCGTTTCATTGTCTAGCTCAGGATCGTTTCATTGTCTAGCTCAGGATCGTTTCATTGTCTAGCTCGGGATCGTTTCATTGTctagctcaagatcgtttcattctctAGCTGAGGATCGTCCTACTGGACAAGGTTCAAGATCAAGAACAAGTACATGATCATTCCTAGTTCAAGCACAAGTGTTTGAGCGAAACCGATCCAACGGATTAGTTACCCAATAGGTgtaccaacaacatcacaacacatCACACGATCAAACGAGCAAGCACAAAGGAGTACAAGATAGCAGCCCTAGGACGGTCTTGagatcaagatcgtcctattGCTTCATGAATAGGATCATTTTGGAGGGCAAGAACAGGTACAAGCACGACTATaaggtctagatcgatttccGGACTTGTTTGGACATAGCACTAGCacatatatgcacaataacaaCAACTTATATCACTTTTAATGCCTTTCAAGATCAAAAAACACATGAACAAGTCATGGcactcaagaacaagttgtaccttcatattcaaaaatgggttttgtaaattaaagcatgttatgacccaaatttgttcacacaaatgttattaaacacatttagacataaacccattaactattaacacgattttcattcaaaaattggaccaaatcatcaagaacatgaacttgaaaaaaagtacacttttaatttgatcaaaaactcatcaaatgttgttgttacttGAGATTTGATTCAAgaagtatgttttgattatcacaaggatgctaaaagtacaaacgattttgatttaacaatccaaaatcaagtgatgctttttgtgtgtgtttttgtggctgcaagtgtgtgttttagagagagaggggggggggaagacggagaagatgaagaatggttgtttctctctctaggtttCCCATCTCTTTTCTATTTAAACCTTccccataataaatgaactcaataagTGCAAGGACTATCTgcaaacattttgaactagaacttttatgaacacgaacgtttacgaaccgaactttaGTATTTCATCGTACTTAATCATAAACTCATCATATAagtcaagatttaagatcaaattgaccttcatataagcacataactTGGTCTAAAACACGTCAATAACTTAAATTAATTGAACTGTCTAGGCGTTCTAATGGCGAATGTAcgttttaaaaaacttatttaggacatttctaagacggttgttacatatatagccgtttgtcacacgtgaacaaaaaacgtgaacaaCTTTATTCACAAAATGCTATTTTGAGGggttctttaaaaaaaaattctacaacatacatttttatatcatttcacatgtgaatgtataaaaaaacatgtgaacaaatatatattttgagagtTTTCAtaattcttacaaaaaaatgtttctcaaaataagaaaacactctctctctctctatatatatatatatatatgtatatttatggtAGAGTatactaaaaaaatatgatgtaaAATGAAAGGAGATTTATGTGTATGTGATggtgttgatatatatatatatatatatatatgtagggaaaagggaatataaggatgtccggcacctaagcttaggtgtggaacccctcacgtactaatattttattattttttgtttaatgaataaatgcatgggccctatgatttttatggattaaaaatacaatatgtgagtgttccacatctaagcttagatacccaacagccttatattcccatccccatatatgtatatatgtatgtatgtataaatatgtataaaatggaaaaagaggttgatatatatataggaaattaaaaagaagaaaggaaGGAGCCATTGGTATGCATGGGAGAGTGTGAGGGGACTGTGGAAGTGTGAAAGGAGGAGGGGCAAGCTGTGTGAGTTGCCGGAAGGGGGAGTTGTCAAAGGGGGGCGGTGTGCGGGGCGACTTTAGGCGACAAATGGCAAAGGGTGGTGTATAAGTTGCCCACTCCCTTTAGTctaacctttttaaaaaaactattaaattttatctttaaatttgactttaatcaaaatttgaatGCGTGAAGAAAAACACTCATCATCAAACATTTTAGATATAAATctaaatcaaaatttgaatatgttttgAAGAACACACATTATCATGTTTTTATAGTAGTATGATTCTAGAGTTTCTAGTGCATATGaaatgggaaatgatatatctCTCAATAAATAAGTGTTGAACTGTTGATTTAaatattatctcttttaatctaatctttgattttatcaaatattatgatCAATAGTTAGTATAATTTTTAGCAGAACTATGCAGGAGgatttcatttttctaaaaaatatatataaataaaatatacatagattatagatatatttgaaaataccaaaatatcgacctttttagaaaattaaaatattcaagtgGTGTGGTGACCACATCGTTGTTATTATTCGGTAGGGCACTATGTTCCATTTCTAACGGTGTAGATTAAAACCAATACgagtacatatataaaaatcatacaaGTTGATGTATTGattatgtaaatgtaaatgaataaatattatatttttcgtTAACTCAAATAACCATGTATCCAGATTAAATGTCTCTTTGAATTGTGTGTTGATGTCTTTTCAGGACAATTTctaaaatcttaaaataaacaaaagaaatttacaatatttttcttctaaagataaaaataaaaattattgtcACTGAGCTGGTAAAGTTTCGGGCCTCCATAACAAATCGGAGGAACCAAAACCTAAATCTGTATGATCAAACAGTCCATCTAAGGCCACGTattcaccaccaccattattactattattattaatatcatcATTAAAATCCCCATAACCAAACTCATACTCAAATGAGTCATAACTCGTCATTATATTTTCATTATCAAACCCCCACAAATCACTGAGTTGTTCTACCGATTCAGCCAACCcattgtttgttttttcatcTGTAGGTGGTAAACCCAGTTCATCATCTGATGCCTCTAATAAAAACCCCAGTTCAGGTCTTGACTGGGTTAACTCGGTAGACTCGTTTTCCGTGGCTGGTGAGATTTCGTCTTGGAAGGTTTTGATGAACGAGTCAAGGTCTTGACTCACTGAGTTGATGTCCGAGTCATCTAGGATATCTAAGAGCATTCTTTTTGTTTCAACTGAGTTGAATCCTGACTCGTCCGAGTCGGACCGGGTTCTTTTCTTGGAACTCAGTGATTCCATTTTTtatccttttatatataaaaaaaataaaagaaccaCTCGTGTATAGAGAGAGAGAATAACGAAGGGTAGTTTGGGAAT includes the following:
- the LOC122582084 gene encoding uncharacterized protein LOC122582084, which translates into the protein MESLSSKKRTRSDSDESGFNSVETKRMLLDILDDSDINSVSQDLDSFIKTFQDEISPATENESTELTQSRPELGFLLEASDDELGLPPTDEKTNNGLAESVEQLSDLWGFDNENIMTSYDSFEYEFGYGDFNDDINNNSNNGGGEYVALDGLFDHTDLGFGSSDLLWRPETLPAQ